Proteins co-encoded in one Methylomonas albis genomic window:
- a CDS encoding OsmC family protein — protein sequence MQATIKWVDGRLFVGESGSGHTVVMDGPPDHGGRNLGVRPMELLLLGMGGCSSFDVVDILQKGRHDIVHCTAELKAERVDTVPAVFSKIHLHFKVTGKNLPVAAVERAVKLSAEKYCSASIMLGRAGVEISHDFEVIEG from the coding sequence ATGCAGGCGACAATTAAATGGGTCGACGGTAGATTGTTCGTCGGCGAGTCCGGTAGCGGACACACGGTGGTGATGGATGGGCCACCGGATCACGGTGGTCGCAACTTGGGTGTGCGGCCCATGGAATTGCTGCTGTTAGGCATGGGCGGCTGTTCGTCGTTCGACGTGGTGGATATTTTGCAAAAGGGCCGGCATGACATTGTGCATTGCACTGCCGAGCTGAAAGCGGAACGGGTGGATACCGTGCCGGCCGTGTTTAGCAAAATTCATTTGCATTTCAAGGTGACCGGCAAAAATTTACCGGTCGCCGCAGTGGAGCGGGCTGTTAAATTATCCGCCGAAAAATATTGCTCGGCGTCCATTATGTTGGGCAGAGCGGGTGTAGAAATAAGTCATGATTTTGAAGTTATAGAGGGTTGA